In Euphorbia lathyris chromosome 2, ddEupLath1.1, whole genome shotgun sequence, the sequence accttatattatattatatatatgccATAAGCCGTCCTTCACAGTTTGTTAGGGTTTTCTAATTTTTCATTTCAGCTCATCAATTTTATTTAGGGTTTCTGCTACGAGgtcaattttagggtttttcTTTGTGCCTTAGCGCTTTGTTCCTGAAGCAGATTCGTGAAATTTGATTTTACGATCAATTAGGGTTTTCGAAAACCAGCTCGTCTgagatatagatatatatttctatatatatatatatatactttaggTAATTTGTCTGCCTATTTTTGCTGAACGATGCCTCCGAGGACTGTAAAGAGGGGTGGCGGAGCAGCGGGTGCGAAGAGGACGGCGAGAGCCTCGAGAGCCGCGGCCAAAGGACAGAATCAGCAATCGGAAGCGGCAGAAGAAATGCCAAAGACGGAACAAGGTACGGTCGTTGATGAGAAGCCTGTTGTGGAGGAGAAGCCTGTTGGGGAGGAGAAGCCGCTTCCTGATAACAAGATAATtactgaagaaagacaaggtgtTGAAGATGAAATCAGAGAGAAATCTGATGCCAATGGTTCGGCTTCTGTGAAAAGTAAGTCTTCCTATGTTTTAATCATCGAATTCGATTTAGATTGGATGGGATTGATTTCTCTTATTTGTTTTCAAATTTGTGACAGACTGCTTTTGTTTAacgaaattaattatattattggtACGCTATTGGTATGATACGATGTATTCGTTGAAGATttgtttttttcaatttttttttattatgaactCTGAACTCTCAAGTTATATGTGGTGGCGAAATGGCGTGGTTTAAATCTAGCAAATTTGGGCATATTAGGAAGGAGCTAAAACCGGGAGGGATATTAGTTCTAATAGGATTAGGATTCGTAGTGATGTATTTGATTATTCACTTCAGCAATCTGAATATTTAACTTTcttttataaaccttaaaaacaaacaacaccTCACCTTCATCCAAGCAAGGTTAATTAATAACCTTCAATTCACTACACCTCACCTTCCTCCCCTTACCTCCCCTTCCATTGTTTAATTTTTCCTCACCTCCATCCAAGCAGACCCTAATTGGGAATTTGTGTCAACCACCTTTTTCATGGCAGAAGGGGAAGAGATCAAGGAATCTGTAGATGACTATGAAAAAGATGAGCGGTTGGAGCTTGATGATAATGAACCTGAATATGAACCTGAAGAAGATGCTGGGGTTGACTATGATGATAAAGAAATTGAACAAGAGGATGATCAGGAGGTTGAGGGAGATGAAGTGGAGGAAGAACCTGAGGAGCATGTAGTCGAAGAGGAGGAAGAGGGTGATCTGGTAGAAGAGGAATTGGAAGATGTTGTTGAAGAACTTGAGGGTGAGGGTGACGATGATGGGGAGCATACTGGTGAGGAGGCAGATCATGCTGATCATGCTGAGATGGTTTatggagatgaagatgagcaTCATGAACTTTTCAAGGAGAGACGAAAGCGCAAGGAGTTTGAAGTATTTGTTGGAGGCTTAGACAAGGATGccacagaggatgatcttaggAAAGTTTTTAGTCGAGTTGGCGAAGTTACTGAAGTCAGGTTGATGATGAATCCCCAGACCAAGAAAAACAAAGGATTTGCTTTCATGCGCTTTGCAACTATTGAACAAGCAAAAAAAGCTGTGGCGGAGCTAAAAAATCCAGTGGTAATCTTTGTTCATGTCATTTTTGGAATATAGAGTCTACATATGTCACTATCTTATATACATATTCTTTTCATGATACAATTCCAGATTAATGGGAAACAATGTGGTGTTACTCCAAGTCAAGACAGTGACACTCTTTTCTTGGGTAACATTTGCAAGACATGGACCAAAGAAGCTGTAAGTACATTGGATTATATACTGAAATGTAAAGACCTGCTTACAATTGGAGCTGATGAATTCCTCACTGTTTGGTCATTTTTTGTGGTTCCAGTTGAAAGAGAAGTTAAAACATTATGGAGTCAATAATGTTGAAGACCTGACACTGGTTGAGGATAGTAACAATGAGGGAATGAATCGGGGTTTCGCCTTTCTGGAATTTTCATCTCGTTCAGATGCTATGGATGCTTTTAAGCGTCTTCAGAAGAGAGATGTTTTATTTGGAGTTGATAGGCCTGCAAAGGTTTCATTTGCTGATTCATTCATTGACCCTGGTGATGAAATCATGGCACAGGTAATTTTTGCTTGAGCATGCATAAACTTCGGATAGGAGTTCTCAATGGAATAGGTGTATTCACCTATATGTTTCACTTCACATGGTGATGGTGCTGAGAATCTTGATCCTAGTAGCATGACTGTTATGAAGAATGAATGCTATTATTCTAATTCTAGTAAGCTGTCATTAATAAATGTGGATTAGGTTTACATGCAACGCTTCACAGGCTTTTCCGCAAAGATGAGCTGGATTTCTTTTGATATGGTTTTTGGATTTAGGTTGTATCTATTTAGTCGTGTTGTGTTAGTTAGGTCTCAGTGTTGTTTCATTTTGTATAAATTCTATGAACTTTATTTCGTTGACAATTATTTTCAGGCTCTGAGAGTGTTTTATGTCAGctcttttgctttttttttttttttttttttttcatggtCTTGAATCTGAGTCTGCCTGGTTATATATACCCTCACATATTTGTTTACTTTTATCAATTCCTCTCACTTTATTCCATAAATTCAGGTAAAAACTGTATTCATTGATGGGTTACCTGCCTCATGGGATGAGGATCATGTTAGGGGGCTTCTAAAGAAATATGGGGAGATTGAAAAGATTGAACTTGCACGGAACATGCCTTCTGCCAAGAGAAAAGACTTTGGCTTTGTTACATTTGATTCTCATGATGCTGCAGTGACTTGTGCCAAAAGCATTAATAACGCAGAGCTGGGTGATGGAGACTATAAGGTTTGTCAGTGATTTAgagattatgattttttttctgTTCAGCATGTTAGCACATATACAGTTACATTCAAAAGAAGTTTTTACCCTGCAGGCTAAAGTTAGGGCCCGATTATCCAGGCCACTTCAGAGAGGAAAAGGAAAATATTCAAGTCGTACAGATAACCGGTCTTGGTATGGGAGTAGAGTTAGTCGAGGTCCATGGGTTCGTCCAACACGAGGAATGGGAAGTCGTGCTGCCCCTCCCAGTGTAAAGAGGCCTACAGGATTGAGGGAGAGACGTCCACCTGCAATGTCAGTGCCAACAAGAGGCAGGCCATTGCCACCTCCTCCAAGATCCTATGATAGAAGAGCACCTGGTATGCATCTATCCATGTTCTTTCCGATtcgatatttttattgtttatgtATGCATATGATTAATCATGTGTTATAATCCAATGCCTTCTTTTCTGACAGCTCCATCTTACTCGAAGAGTAGCCTAAAGAGAGAATATGGTCGCCGTGATGAGCTTCCTCCTCCAAGGAGCAGAGCTCCTGTAGATTATGGCTCGAGGGCAGTCCTAGAGAGAAGGCCATCTTCCTATAGGGATGATTATTCTTCTCGTGGGTCTGGGTATTCAGATATTCCTAGAGGCCCATCTCGTACATCAGGAAGGAGAGCATATGTAGATGATGGCTATGGTCAAAGATTGGAGAGGCATCCTCCAAGTTACCGTGAAGAGCGTGTTCGTG encodes:
- the LOC136216506 gene encoding uncharacterized protein isoform X2; amino-acid sequence: MPPRTVKRGGGAAGAKRTARASRAAAKGQNQQSEAAEEMPKTEQGTVVDEKPVVEEKPVGEEKPLPDNKIITEERQGVEDEIREKSDANGSASVKKGEEIKESVDDYEKDERLELDDNEPEYEPEEDAGVDYDDKEIEQEDDQEVEGDEVEEEPEEHVVEEEEEGDLVEEELEDVVEELEGEGDDDGEHTGEEADHADHAEMVYGDEDEHHELFKERRKRKEFEVFVGGLDKDATEDDLRKVFSRVGEVTEVRLMMNPQTKKNKGFAFMRFATIEQAKKAVAELKNPVINGKQCGVTPSQDSDTLFLGNICKTWTKEALKEKLKHYGVNNVEDLTLVEDSNNEGMNRGFAFLEFSSRSDAMDAFKRLQKRDVLFGVDRPAKVSFADSFIDPGDEIMAQVKTVFIDGLPASWDEDHVRGLLKKYGEIEKIELARNMPSAKRKDFGFVTFDSHDAAVTCAKSINNAELGDGDYKAKVRARLSRPLQRGKGKYSSRTDNRSWYGSRVSRGPWVRPTRGMGSRAAPPSVKRPTGLRERRPPAMSVPTRGRPLPPPPRSYDRRAPAPSYSKSSLKREYGRRDELPPPRSRAPVDYGSRAVLERRPSSYRDDYSSRGSGYSDIPRGPSRTSGRRAYVDDGYGQRLERHPPSYREERVRDYDSLSGSKRPYSTMDDAPQRYADASARHSRARLDYELGPSSSQYGDAYADRIGRSSVGYGSSSRSSISTQDSHGLYSSRQSMGYGGSYSSSDAGGMYPSNYGSEYMSRGGDVGSRSYSSMYPSRGMGGSSYMGSSGSGSYY
- the LOC136216506 gene encoding uncharacterized protein isoform X1, with protein sequence MPPRTVKRGGGAAGAKRTARASRAAAKGQNQQSEAAEEMPKTEQGTVVDEKPVVEEKPVGEEKPLPDNKIITEERQGVEDEIREKSDANGSASVKKGEEIKESVDDYEKDERLELDDNEPEYEPEEDAGVDYDDKEIEQEDDQEVEGDEVEEEPEEHVVEEEEEGDLVEEELEDVVEELEGEGDDDGEHTGEEADHADHAEMVYGDEDEHHELFKERRKRKEFEVFVGGLDKDATEDDLRKVFSRVGEVTEVRLMMNPQTKKNKGFAFMRFATIEQAKKAVAELKNPVINGKQCGVTPSQDSDTLFLGNICKTWTKEALKEKLKHYGVNNVEDLTLVEDSNNEGMNRGFAFLEFSSRSDAMDAFKRLQKRDVLFGVDRPAKVSFADSFIDPGDEIMAQVKTVFIDGLPASWDEDHVRGLLKKYGEIEKIELARNMPSAKRKDFGFVTFDSHDAAVTCAKSINNAELGDGDYKAKVRARLSRPLQRGKGKYSSRTDNRSWYGSRVSRGPWVRPTRGMGSRAAPPSVKRPTGLRERRPPAMSVPTRGRPLPPPPRSYDRRAPAPSYSKSSLKREYGRRDELPPPRSRAPVDYGSRAVLERRPSSYRDDYSSRGSGYSDIPRGPSRTSGRRAYVDDGYGQRLERHPPSYREERVRDYDSLSGSKRPYSTMDDAPQRYADASARHSRARLDYELGPSSSQYGDAYADSRIGRSSVGYGSSSRSSISTQDSHGLYSSRQSMGYGGSYSSSDAGGMYPSNYGSEYMSRGGDVGSRSYSSMYPSRGMGGSSYMGSSGSGSYY
- the LOC136216506 gene encoding uncharacterized protein isoform X3, which produces MPPRTVKRGGGAAGAKRTARASRAAAKGQNQQSEAAEEMPKTEQGTVVDEKPVVEEKPVGEEKPLPDNKIITEERQGVEDEIREKSDANGSASVKREEIKESVDDYEKDERLELDDNEPEYEPEEDAGVDYDDKEIEQEDDQEVEGDEVEEEPEEHVVEEEEEGDLVEEELEDVVEELEGEGDDDGEHTGEEADHADHAEMVYGDEDEHHELFKERRKRKEFEVFVGGLDKDATEDDLRKVFSRVGEVTEVRLMMNPQTKKNKGFAFMRFATIEQAKKAVAELKNPVINGKQCGVTPSQDSDTLFLGNICKTWTKEALKEKLKHYGVNNVEDLTLVEDSNNEGMNRGFAFLEFSSRSDAMDAFKRLQKRDVLFGVDRPAKVSFADSFIDPGDEIMAQVKTVFIDGLPASWDEDHVRGLLKKYGEIEKIELARNMPSAKRKDFGFVTFDSHDAAVTCAKSINNAELGDGDYKAKVRARLSRPLQRGKGKYSSRTDNRSWYGSRVSRGPWVRPTRGMGSRAAPPSVKRPTGLRERRPPAMSVPTRGRPLPPPPRSYDRRAPAPSYSKSSLKREYGRRDELPPPRSRAPVDYGSRAVLERRPSSYRDDYSSRGSGYSDIPRGPSRTSGRRAYVDDGYGQRLERHPPSYREERVRDYDSLSGSKRPYSTMDDAPQRYADASARHSRARLDYELGPSSSQYGDAYADSRIGRSSVGYGSSSRSSISTQDSHGLYSSRQSMGYGGSYSSSDAGGMYPSNYGSEYMSRGGDVGSRSYSSMYPSRGMGGSSYMGSSGSGSYY